In one Lysobacter alkalisoli genomic region, the following are encoded:
- a CDS encoding DNA cytosine methyltransferase, producing MPDGSRQIEFNLPRTQPVSQLRPGEIIVDLFAGGGGASEALRQALGRDPDIAINHDEWAIGMHAANHPMTRHYQEDIWHADPVAEVAGRPVGWLHASPDCTHFSQAKGGQPRSRSTRSLSWVVVKWAGKLSKDGRAPRVISLENVEQILKWGPLVAKRDKTTGRVLRLDGTVAAPGERVPVDQQYLIPDPRHAGRTWRHFVAALQGLGYTVEWRRLRACDYGAGTSRTRLFLAARRDGEPIRWPEPSHGPDHTHPYVTAADCIDWSIPCPSIFTRKKPLAEATCRRIAKGIQRFVLDAETPFICNLTHGVRLESADEPMRTITGANRGEKALVMPTLVQTGYGERAGQQPRAMDIEAPLGTIVGGGCKHAVAAAHLVKFRGDSHGTPATDPVPTITSGAGAARPAGAAHALGICTAFLEQAAGGPNSNPSRNRGADEPVSTISTSGSQQRLVTADLQQLNPEHEAGALRVAAFLMRYHSTGGQWADLDKPLTSVTTRDRLALVTVWLRGTPYVIVDIGLRMLTPPELYRAQGFPADYIIDRTADGRPITKTAQVRMVGNSVSPPPLCAIARANLDPATVPLAVAA from the coding sequence ATGCCTGACGGCTCCCGCCAGATCGAGTTCAACCTGCCGCGCACGCAGCCGGTGTCGCAACTGCGCCCTGGCGAAATCATCGTCGACCTGTTCGCCGGCGGCGGCGGCGCCAGCGAGGCGCTGCGCCAGGCCCTCGGCCGCGACCCGGACATCGCCATCAACCACGACGAGTGGGCGATCGGCATGCACGCGGCAAACCACCCTATGACCCGGCACTACCAGGAGGACATCTGGCACGCCGACCCGGTCGCCGAGGTCGCCGGTCGCCCGGTTGGCTGGCTGCACGCCTCACCGGACTGCACGCACTTCAGCCAGGCGAAGGGCGGCCAGCCTCGCAGCCGGTCGACGCGCTCGCTGTCATGGGTGGTGGTCAAGTGGGCGGGCAAACTGTCCAAGGACGGTCGCGCCCCGCGCGTCATCAGCCTGGAGAACGTCGAGCAGATCCTGAAATGGGGGCCGCTGGTCGCCAAGCGCGACAAGACCACCGGCCGCGTGCTGCGCCTCGACGGCACCGTGGCTGCTCCCGGCGAACGCGTGCCCGTCGACCAGCAGTACCTGATCCCAGATCCGCGCCACGCCGGCCGCACCTGGCGACACTTCGTCGCAGCCCTGCAGGGCCTGGGCTACACAGTGGAGTGGCGCAGGCTGCGCGCCTGCGACTACGGCGCCGGCACAAGCCGCACTCGGCTGTTCCTGGCCGCGCGCCGCGACGGTGAACCGATCCGCTGGCCAGAGCCGTCGCACGGCCCCGACCATACGCACCCCTACGTCACCGCCGCCGATTGCATCGACTGGTCCATCCCGTGCCCGTCGATCTTCACCCGCAAGAAGCCCCTGGCCGAAGCCACCTGCAGGCGCATCGCCAAGGGCATCCAGCGGTTCGTGCTGGATGCCGAAACGCCTTTCATCTGCAACCTCACCCACGGCGTGAGGCTGGAAAGCGCCGATGAGCCGATGAGGACGATCACCGGCGCAAACCGCGGCGAGAAAGCGCTGGTAATGCCGACGCTGGTACAGACCGGGTACGGCGAGCGCGCTGGTCAGCAACCTCGCGCCATGGACATCGAGGCACCGCTCGGCACCATCGTCGGCGGTGGATGCAAACACGCGGTGGCCGCCGCCCACCTGGTCAAGTTCCGCGGAGATAGCCACGGCACGCCCGCGACGGACCCAGTGCCGACCATCACCTCGGGTGCAGGCGCAGCCCGCCCCGCCGGGGCCGCGCATGCGCTGGGAATCTGTACCGCGTTCCTAGAACAAGCGGCCGGTGGCCCGAACAGCAACCCGTCGCGAAACCGCGGCGCCGATGAGCCGGTGTCCACAATCTCCACGTCCGGCAGCCAGCAGCGGTTGGTGACGGCTGACCTACAGCAGCTGAACCCCGAGCATGAAGCTGGCGCCCTGCGCGTTGCTGCATTCCTCATGCGCTACCACAGCACCGGCGGCCAGTGGGCCGACCTCGACAAGCCGCTGACTTCGGTCACCACCCGCGACCGCCTTGCGCTGGTGACTGTGTGGCTGCGCGGCACGCCCTACGTGATCGTCGACATCGGCCTGCGCATGCTCACCCCGCCCGAACTGTACCGTGCGCAGGGCTTCCCAGCCGACTACATCATCGATCGCACCGCCGACGGCCGCCCGATCACGAAGACCGCGCAGGTCCGCATGGTCGGCAACAGCGTAAGCCCGCCTCCCCTGTGCGCGATCGCACGCGCCAATCTCGACCCGGCCACGGTGCCGCTGGCGGTGGCTGCATGA
- a CDS encoding site-specific integrase, whose protein sequence is MAPKPRKQQPNMPRHIGVAKLPKGVYWDASGRGRWYMFDTVDGRKRRRTVAGPTATLADLHAIAEQSVNQGTVEWLCEQFEATAKFRARPKSTRNDYIYSRKLLCNYRTNAGSTIGKSLANKLRNTHLQRMIDKLEGEGTPTKANKLLRYSRMLFRWALNRGLVTHNPAVGLEAATERPRQRYPSTETYTALLRFVQSGAALRGRAAGSLPPYLPWAMEIGYLCRLRGIETITLTEAHATDDGLRTNRRKGSRDNIVQWTPRLRAAWDAAVAHRRAVFDRRKRPELLRPQDRTVFVGENGEPLAKSSLDSAWQRMIQKAMKAGVITEETRFSLHDLKRKGGTDTVGTRAEKQDALGVSEAMMKVYDKSVPTTKPSA, encoded by the coding sequence ATGGCTCCCAAACCACGCAAGCAACAACCCAACATGCCGCGCCATATAGGCGTGGCCAAGCTCCCCAAGGGTGTCTATTGGGATGCATCCGGCCGCGGCCGCTGGTACATGTTCGACACCGTGGATGGCCGCAAGCGCCGCCGCACCGTCGCCGGGCCTACCGCCACCCTCGCGGATCTACACGCGATCGCCGAGCAGTCCGTCAACCAGGGCACGGTCGAGTGGCTGTGCGAGCAGTTCGAAGCCACCGCCAAGTTCAGGGCGCGCCCCAAGTCCACCCGCAACGACTACATCTACAGCCGCAAGCTGCTGTGCAACTACCGCACCAACGCCGGCAGCACCATCGGCAAGTCGCTGGCCAACAAGCTGCGCAACACCCACCTGCAGCGGATGATCGACAAGCTCGAGGGCGAGGGCACCCCAACCAAGGCCAACAAGCTGCTGCGCTACTCCCGCATGCTGTTCCGCTGGGCACTCAACCGCGGCCTGGTCACCCACAACCCGGCCGTCGGGCTGGAGGCCGCCACCGAGCGCCCCAGGCAACGCTACCCGAGCACCGAGACATACACCGCCCTGCTGCGCTTCGTGCAGTCCGGCGCCGCGTTGCGCGGACGTGCTGCAGGTTCCCTCCCGCCCTACCTTCCGTGGGCCATGGAAATCGGCTACCTGTGCCGGCTGCGTGGCATCGAGACCATCACCCTCACCGAGGCCCACGCCACCGACGACGGCCTGCGCACCAACCGCAGAAAGGGCAGCCGCGACAACATCGTCCAGTGGACCCCGCGCCTGCGCGCCGCCTGGGACGCCGCCGTCGCCCACCGCCGCGCCGTGTTCGACCGCCGCAAACGCCCCGAGCTGCTGCGCCCGCAGGATCGCACCGTCTTCGTCGGCGAGAACGGCGAGCCGCTGGCCAAGTCCAGCCTCGACAGCGCCTGGCAGCGCATGATCCAGAAGGCCATGAAGGCCGGCGTGATCACCGAGGAAACCCGGTTCAGCCTGCACGACCTCAAGCGCAAGGGCGGCACTGACACCGTCGGCACCCGCGCAGAGAAACAGGACGCCCTGGGCGTCAGCGAAGCGATGATGAAGGTCTACGACAAGTCGGTGCCGACGACGAAGCCGTCGGCTTGA
- a CDS encoding catalase family protein, with translation MTRDDHLYWTADLEGTEVERLALNLAGIEPALDTILEAVGTLVDQEVGKALHHYLTHALASEHAPGQIRWTLDPSIDWTEEQFPPRTVIDLTEIAKQVAATGNPDYQERWCKALEAAAKVCRG, from the coding sequence ATGACCAGGGATGACCACCTGTACTGGACTGCCGACCTCGAAGGAACGGAGGTCGAGCGGCTGGCCCTCAATCTCGCCGGTATTGAGCCCGCTCTGGACACGATTCTTGAAGCGGTGGGGACGCTGGTAGACCAAGAGGTTGGCAAGGCTCTACATCACTACCTGACGCACGCGCTCGCGTCTGAGCATGCCCCAGGGCAGATCCGATGGACGCTGGACCCCTCGATCGACTGGACCGAGGAGCAGTTCCCGCCACGCACGGTGATCGACCTTACCGAGATCGCCAAGCAGGTGGCGGCCACCGGCAACCCTGACTACCAGGAGCGTTGGTGTAAGGCGCTTGAAGCCGCTGCCAAGGTCTGTCGCGGGTGA
- the queC gene encoding 7-cyano-7-deazaguanine synthase QueC → MKKAVVLVSGGMDSAVVIALAREQGYAVHALSVRYGQRHTSELDAAGRVARSLGAAAHKTVDVDLRSIGGSALTDDIDVPTDADGHPVGEAALNDPAYKDLIPVTYVPARNTIMLSLALGWAEVLGSADIFCGVNAVDYSGYPDCRPEFVAAFQALANLATRAGVEGAGIRVHAPLQHMSKADIVREGLRLGVDFSQTVSCYQADAEGLACGHCDACRLRAEGFAAAGAVDTTRYR, encoded by the coding sequence ATGAAAAAAGCCGTCGTCCTCGTTTCCGGAGGCATGGACTCCGCCGTCGTCATCGCGCTCGCCCGCGAACAGGGCTATGCCGTGCATGCGCTGAGCGTGCGCTATGGCCAGCGCCACACCTCCGAGCTGGATGCCGCCGGACGGGTCGCGCGCAGCCTTGGCGCAGCCGCGCACAAGACCGTCGATGTCGACCTGCGCAGCATCGGCGGTTCGGCCCTGACCGACGACATCGACGTGCCGACCGATGCCGACGGCCACCCCGTCGGCGAGGCGGCGCTCAACGATCCGGCCTACAAGGACCTGATTCCGGTCACCTACGTGCCGGCGCGCAACACCATCATGTTGTCGCTGGCGCTCGGCTGGGCCGAGGTGCTTGGCTCGGCCGACATCTTTTGTGGTGTCAATGCGGTCGACTACTCGGGCTATCCCGATTGCAGGCCCGAATTCGTGGCCGCCTTCCAGGCGCTGGCCAACCTGGCGACCCGGGCCGGCGTCGAAGGCGCCGGCATCCGCGTGCACGCGCCGCTGCAGCACATGAGCAAGGCCGACATCGTCCGCGAGGGCCTGCGCCTGGGCGTGGACTTCTCGCAGACCGTGTCCTGCTACCAGGCCGATGCCGAAGGGCTGGCCTGTGGCCACTGCGACGCCTGTCGCCTGCGCGCGGAAGGTTTCGCCGCCGCCGGCGCGGTCGACACCACCCGCTATCGCTGA
- the queE gene encoding 7-carboxy-7-deazaguanine synthase QueE, giving the protein MNAITADAAAASPDRLRITEVFLSLQGESRSIGWPTVFVRLTGCPLRCQYCDTAYAFHGGEWWTIDAILAEVARHGARHVCVTGGEPLAQKRCIGLLERLCDAGYEVSLETSGAIDIGAVDARVSRVLDIKTPGSAESHRNLWSNLPLLTAHDQVKFVICSREDYEWAKGVVAEHRLADTCDVLFSPSFTEVAPSALADWIVADRLPVRFQLQLHKILWNDEPGR; this is encoded by the coding sequence ATGAACGCCATCACCGCCGATGCGGCCGCCGCGTCGCCGGACCGGCTGCGCATCACCGAGGTCTTCCTTTCGCTGCAGGGCGAGTCGCGCAGCATCGGCTGGCCGACCGTGTTCGTGCGCCTGACCGGCTGCCCGCTGCGCTGCCAGTACTGCGACACCGCCTACGCCTTCCACGGCGGCGAGTGGTGGACGATCGACGCCATCCTGGCCGAGGTCGCCCGTCATGGCGCGCGCCACGTCTGCGTGACGGGCGGCGAACCGCTGGCGCAGAAGCGCTGCATCGGCCTGCTTGAGCGGCTGTGCGATGCGGGCTACGAGGTCTCGCTGGAAACCTCCGGTGCGATCGACATCGGCGCGGTCGACGCGCGGGTCTCGCGGGTGCTCGACATCAAGACTCCGGGCTCGGCCGAATCGCATCGCAACCTGTGGTCCAACCTGCCGCTGCTGACCGCGCACGATCAGGTCAAGTTCGTGATCTGCTCGCGCGAGGATTACGAGTGGGCGAAGGGCGTGGTCGCCGAACACCGTCTGGCCGACACCTGCGATGTATTGTTCTCGCCCAGCTTCACCGAGGTCGCCCCGTCCGCGCTGGCCGACTGGATCGTCGCCGACCGCCTGCCGGTGCGCTTCCAGCTGCAACTGCACAAGATCCTGTGGAATGACGAGCCGGGCAGATAG
- the ybgF gene encoding tol-pal system protein YbgF, whose protein sequence is MRQLLACSVLAAALVAAAPAAAQRMSLADRIAVLEQRSADNQAQVDLLNQINQLKAEVQALRSQVEELSHQLKQQQDSGRAQYLDLDGRLNRLEGGDTVDPAISDESAAVPVTPPPRAAVQDRPPTVYGDKGAIAQSADERGAYDTAFSALRAGEYAESTSLFQAFLQQHPDGSYAPNALYWLGESYYVTQNYPMAMTQFQALLDRYPTHDKAPGALLKLGLSQYGMERVDEAEKTLSTVSERYPGSDAARTAADRLSAIQLNRFR, encoded by the coding sequence ATGCGCCAACTGCTCGCATGTTCCGTACTCGCGGCGGCCCTCGTGGCCGCCGCACCGGCGGCCGCGCAGCGCATGAGCCTGGCCGACCGTATCGCCGTGCTCGAACAGAGATCCGCCGACAATCAGGCCCAGGTCGACCTGCTCAACCAGATCAACCAGCTCAAGGCCGAGGTGCAGGCACTGCGCTCCCAGGTAGAGGAGCTCAGCCATCAGCTCAAGCAGCAACAGGACAGCGGTCGTGCGCAGTACCTGGATCTCGATGGCCGCCTGAACCGTCTCGAAGGCGGGGACACTGTCGATCCCGCGATATCGGACGAGTCCGCCGCCGTTCCGGTCACGCCGCCGCCCCGCGCGGCGGTCCAGGACCGCCCGCCCACGGTATATGGCGACAAGGGAGCGATCGCCCAGAGCGCCGACGAGCGCGGTGCCTACGACACGGCCTTCAGTGCCCTCCGGGCTGGCGAGTACGCCGAATCGACCAGTCTGTTCCAGGCCTTTCTGCAGCAGCACCCCGACGGAAGCTATGCGCCCAACGCCCTCTACTGGCTGGGCGAGAGCTACTACGTCACCCAGAACTACCCGATGGCGATGACGCAGTTCCAGGCCCTGCTGGACCGCTACCCGACCCACGACAAGGCTCCCGGTGCGCTGCTCAAGCTGGGCCTGTCCCAGTACGGTATGGAGCGCGTCGACGAGGCCGAGAAGACCCTGTCGACGGTGAGCGAGCGTTACCCCGGCTCCGATGCGGCCCGTACCGCCGCCGATCGTCTCAGTGCGATCCAGCTCAACCGGTTCCGCTGA
- the pal gene encoding peptidoglycan-associated lipoprotein Pal, whose protein sequence is MNSITPATIGKIALAAVLCTAVVACSKKVKEEIPTDTTPSTQTTTTPTAPGAYGPEDLDTDACLRQRVVYFDFDQDNLRPEFQAIVACHAKYLRDRPTSRMTLEGNADERGSRAYNQGLGERRGNSVSSAIQANGGSGGQQTVVSYGEERPVCTESNEDCWARNRRVEIVYTAR, encoded by the coding sequence ATGAACAGCATCACCCCGGCCACCATTGGCAAGATCGCACTCGCCGCAGTCCTGTGCACGGCCGTTGTGGCCTGCTCGAAGAAGGTCAAGGAAGAGATTCCGACCGACACCACCCCGAGCACGCAGACGACCACCACCCCGACTGCTCCGGGTGCCTACGGTCCCGAGGATCTCGATACCGACGCCTGCCTGCGTCAGCGCGTGGTCTACTTCGACTTCGACCAGGACAACCTGCGTCCGGAGTTCCAGGCCATCGTCGCCTGCCACGCCAAGTACCTGCGTGACCGTCCGACCTCGCGCATGACCCTGGAAGGCAACGCCGACGAGCGCGGCAGCCGCGCCTACAACCAGGGCCTCGGTGAGCGCCGCGGCAACTCGGTGTCTTCCGCGATCCAGGCCAACGGCGGCTCCGGCGGCCAGCAGACCGTGGTCAGCTACGGCGAAGAGCGCCCGGTCTGCACCGAGTCCAACGAAGATTGCTGGGCTCGCAACCGTCGCGTCGAGATCGTCTACACCGCCCGCTGA
- the tolB gene encoding Tol-Pal system beta propeller repeat protein TolB has protein sequence MNRHPRRPASPLVLPLLALLLALLPFAASAQQGLELDIVGGHAAALPIAVVPMPYQGSASAPETDVSAVITADLNRSGQFRSLPDARIIERPTRGSEVEFPTWRALNQDYLVVGRVVDAAGGGYRVEYELFDVATQERLLGFAMTARAAAMRDAAHQIADAIYEKILGVRGAFFTRIAYVTATGTGRNTQYALVVADSDGYNPQTVVRSSEPLLSLSWHPGGSRLAYVSYEGGNSSVYIQDINSGSRERIAQFRGINGSPAFSPDGNRLALTLSKSGNPEIYVMDLGSRALTQLTNHFAIDTEPTWSADGSTIYFTSDRGGRPQIYQVPASGGSASRVTFEGRYNANADVSFDGKKLVTAQGAGNNYRIALMDSSLGSPRWSLLSPGSLDESPSFAPNGGMILYAAREGSRGVLYAVSADARVRQRLVLADGDVREPAWGPYRLPR, from the coding sequence ATGAATCGACATCCGCGCCGGCCCGCTTCCCCGCTGGTTCTGCCCCTGCTGGCCCTGTTGCTCGCGCTGCTGCCGTTCGCGGCATCCGCCCAGCAGGGCCTTGAACTCGACATCGTCGGCGGCCATGCCGCGGCGCTGCCGATCGCGGTGGTGCCGATGCCCTATCAGGGCAGTGCATCCGCACCGGAAACCGACGTTTCCGCGGTGATCACCGCCGATCTCAACCGCTCCGGCCAGTTCCGCAGCCTGCCCGACGCACGCATCATCGAGCGGCCGACCCGTGGCAGCGAGGTCGAGTTCCCGACCTGGCGCGCGCTCAACCAGGACTATCTGGTGGTCGGCCGGGTCGTCGATGCGGCCGGCGGTGGTTACCGGGTCGAGTACGAACTGTTCGACGTCGCCACCCAGGAGCGGCTGCTCGGCTTTGCCATGACCGCGCGCGCGGCGGCGATGCGCGATGCCGCCCACCAGATTGCCGACGCCATCTACGAGAAGATCCTCGGCGTGCGCGGCGCGTTCTTCACCCGCATCGCCTACGTCACCGCCACCGGCACCGGCCGCAACACCCAGTACGCACTGGTGGTGGCCGACTCCGATGGCTACAACCCACAGACCGTGGTGCGCTCCTCCGAGCCGCTGCTGTCGCTGTCCTGGCACCCGGGCGGCAGCCGCTTGGCCTACGTCAGCTACGAGGGAGGCAATTCCTCGGTCTACATCCAGGACATCAACAGCGGCAGCCGCGAGCGGATCGCCCAGTTCCGCGGCATCAACGGCTCACCGGCGTTCTCGCCCGACGGCAACCGGCTGGCGTTGACCCTGTCCAAGTCGGGCAACCCCGAGATCTACGTGATGGACCTGGGCAGCCGCGCGCTGACCCAGCTGACCAACCACTTCGCCATCGACACCGAACCGACCTGGAGCGCCGACGGCAGCACCATTTATTTCACTTCCGACCGCGGCGGTCGCCCGCAGATCTACCAGGTGCCGGCCAGTGGCGGCAGCGCCAGCCGGGTGACCTTCGAAGGCCGCTACAACGCCAATGCCGACGTGTCGTTCGACGGCAAGAAGCTGGTCACCGCGCAAGGGGCCGGCAACAACTACCGGATCGCGCTGATGGACAGCAGCCTCGGCTCGCCGCGCTGGAGCCTGCTGTCGCCCGGCTCGTTGGACGAGTCTCCGAGTTTCGCCCCCAACGGAGGCATGATCCTTTATGCTGCGCGCGAAGGCAGCAGGGGGGTGCTGTACGCTGTATCCGCCGACGCGCGGGTGCGGCAGCGCCTGGTACTGGCTGATGGCGATGTACGGGAACCGGCCTGGGGCCCGTACCGGTTGCCGCGCTGA
- the tolA gene encoding cell envelope integrity protein TolA codes for MRETRADTALAVVLAVGLHLLLILLLLSGLWWTRSNPQVLAMGSPISAELVDANELSQAMQQTLAERPDPVELPEPEVVVPDVEETVPPPQPLPTPVPEDAPDTPQPQPQDFLPEPDVIEQDEVTDLPTPTPADEERERQEERRRQEQIDLTERQRQEEAERKRRLAEQQAEAEREARLAEIRRQREAAQREARQAEERLKQIADAQARTASSGAASAPAGQGGTDTDLRARYQAALTQAILSKWTRPETVPIGARCRLVIRQLPGGEVMSAEVSSPCAYDEQGRRSIEAAVLKAQPLPYAGFESVFARELILNFEARDR; via the coding sequence ATGCGGGAAACGCGCGCCGATACCGCGCTGGCGGTCGTCCTCGCCGTCGGGCTGCACCTGTTGCTGATCCTGCTGCTGCTCTCGGGGTTGTGGTGGACGCGCAGCAACCCGCAGGTGCTGGCGATGGGCTCACCGATCTCGGCCGAGCTGGTCGACGCCAACGAGCTGTCGCAGGCCATGCAGCAGACCCTGGCCGAGCGTCCGGATCCGGTCGAGCTGCCTGAACCCGAGGTTGTAGTTCCGGACGTGGAGGAGACCGTGCCGCCGCCGCAGCCGTTGCCGACACCGGTGCCTGAGGATGCGCCGGACACGCCGCAACCGCAGCCGCAGGATTTCCTCCCCGAGCCTGACGTGATCGAGCAGGACGAGGTCACCGACCTGCCGACCCCGACTCCGGCCGATGAGGAGCGCGAGCGACAGGAGGAGCGCCGCCGCCAGGAACAGATCGACCTGACCGAACGCCAGCGGCAGGAGGAAGCCGAGCGCAAGCGCCGTCTCGCCGAGCAGCAGGCCGAGGCCGAGCGCGAGGCCCGCCTGGCCGAGATCCGGCGCCAGCGCGAGGCGGCGCAGCGCGAGGCCCGGCAGGCCGAAGAACGGCTCAAGCAGATCGCCGATGCGCAGGCGCGCACCGCCTCCAGCGGCGCGGCCAGCGCGCCGGCCGGGCAGGGCGGCACCGACACCGACCTGCGTGCCCGCTATCAGGCCGCGTTGACCCAGGCGATCCTGTCCAAATGGACCCGCCCCGAGACCGTGCCGATCGGTGCGCGCTGCCGGCTGGTGATCCGCCAGCTGCCCGGCGGCGAGGTGATGAGCGCGGAAGTGTCATCGCCCTGTGCCTACGATGAACAGGGCCGGCGCTCAATCGAGGCCGCCGTGCTCAAGGCCCAGCCGCTGCCCTATGCCGGTTTCGAGAGCGTGTTCGCACGCGAGCTGATCCTCAATTTCGAGGCTCGCGACCGCTGA
- the tolR gene encoding protein TolR — protein MAGIAARRLRKRKLKAEINVVPYIDVMLVLLIIFMVTAPLLNLGVDIELPRSNAKSMQEKKDPIVVSVDVDGNYFLTVEAGSNEALAPNALQAKMAAIVAENPQVPVFVAGDGTTSYQKVMDAMALLQNAGVERVGLMSQPQDGR, from the coding sequence ATGGCAGGCATCGCCGCGCGCAGACTGCGCAAGCGCAAACTCAAGGCCGAAATCAACGTCGTTCCCTACATCGACGTGATGCTGGTGTTGCTGATCATCTTCATGGTCACCGCGCCGCTGTTGAACCTGGGCGTGGACATCGAGCTGCCCAGGTCCAACGCCAAGTCGATGCAGGAGAAGAAGGACCCGATCGTGGTCAGCGTCGACGTCGACGGCAACTACTTCCTGACCGTCGAGGCCGGCAGCAACGAGGCGCTGGCGCCGAACGCGCTGCAGGCCAAGATGGCCGCCATCGTGGCCGAGAACCCGCAGGTGCCGGTGTTCGTCGCCGGTGACGGTACCACCAGCTACCAGAAGGTCATGGACGCGATGGCCCTGTTGCAGAACGCCGGCGTCGAGCGCGTCGGCCTGATGAGCCAGCCGCAGGACGGTCGCTGA
- the tolQ gene encoding protein TolQ: MPSTLLATVIEPLPSEAIDAASQAASQAAGAATAIGGELDIFQLILHASLPVQAVMLILLFASIASWVIIFRKKKMLDRAMREADQFEEKFWSGAELTKLYTGTTERHRDIAGMEAIFEAGFREYGRQRQRRGIDSKTQLEGAQRGMRVAASRELDGLEHNLEFLASVGSISPYIGLFGTVWGIMISFQGLANMKEATIATVAPGISEALIATAMGLFAAIPAVWAYNRYATKVERISGRYDAFAEEFSSILERQSQD; the protein is encoded by the coding sequence ATGCCGAGCACGCTGCTGGCCACCGTCATCGAACCACTGCCGTCGGAGGCCATCGACGCCGCCAGTCAGGCCGCCTCGCAAGCCGCCGGTGCGGCCACCGCGATCGGTGGCGAACTCGACATCTTCCAGCTGATCCTGCACGCCAGCCTGCCGGTGCAGGCGGTGATGCTGATCCTGCTGTTCGCCTCGATCGCGTCGTGGGTCATCATCTTCCGCAAGAAGAAGATGCTCGACCGCGCCATGCGCGAGGCCGACCAGTTCGAGGAGAAGTTCTGGTCAGGCGCCGAGCTGACCAAGCTCTACACCGGCACCACCGAGCGCCACCGCGACATCGCCGGCATGGAGGCGATCTTCGAGGCCGGCTTCCGCGAGTACGGCCGCCAGCGCCAGCGCCGCGGCATCGACAGCAAGACCCAGCTCGAAGGCGCCCAGCGCGGCATGCGCGTAGCCGCCTCGCGCGAGCTCGACGGGCTCGAACACAACCTGGAGTTCCTTGCCAGTGTCGGCTCGATCAGCCCGTACATCGGCCTGTTCGGCACCGTCTGGGGCATCATGATCTCGTTCCAGGGCCTGGCCAACATGAAGGAGGCGACCATCGCCACCGTCGCGCCGGGCATCTCCGAGGCGCTGATCGCCACCGCGATGGGCCTGTTCGCCGCGATCCCGGCGGTCTGGGCCTACAACCGCTACGCGACCAAGGTCGAACGCATCAGCGGCCGCTACGACGCCTTCGCCGAGGAGTTCTCCTCGATCCTCGAGCGGCAGAGCCAGGACTGA
- the ybgC gene encoding tol-pal system-associated acyl-CoA thioesterase, with amino-acid sequence MFSLPVRIYWEDTDAGGVVYHARYVAFLERARTEWMRAHGHGQATMRDEQNLLFVVRSMELDFLKPARMDDLLQVGVVLRDCRKASAVFAQEIRRDGELLLTAQVRVAALDAARFRPCAMPPAVYDHLKSLEQTTS; translated from the coding sequence ATGTTCAGCCTACCTGTCAGGATTTACTGGGAAGATACCGACGCTGGCGGCGTGGTCTACCACGCCCGCTACGTGGCGTTCCTGGAGCGCGCGCGAACCGAATGGATGCGGGCGCACGGGCACGGCCAGGCGACCATGCGCGATGAGCAGAACCTTCTGTTCGTCGTGCGGTCGATGGAACTGGACTTCCTCAAGCCTGCGCGGATGGACGACCTGCTGCAGGTCGGTGTCGTCCTGCGCGATTGCCGCAAGGCCAGTGCGGTGTTCGCGCAGGAGATCCGCCGCGACGGGGAGTTGCTGCTGACCGCGCAGGTGCGCGTCGCGGCGCTCGATGCCGCACGGTTCCGCCCCTGCGCGATGCCGCCGGCCGTGTACGACCACCTGAAATCACTCGAACAGACAACATCCTGA